The following is a genomic window from Labeo rohita strain BAU-BD-2019 chromosome 15, IGBB_LRoh.1.0, whole genome shotgun sequence.
ATTATAATGGAAATTGTAATAAGAAGTCAGATCTTCTTCGTGCATATTTGGAGTTTCCGCGCGAGAGCACCCTCTGGTGATTTACTACTGATCACAGAACCGTGCTCCACTGACAAGATGCGCACATGAATATCGCAGCTTTTCTTAATATCGATTGCGGTACTGtcgcgatttatcgtgcagccctaatatatgggagtttttgcgaaattgacgcgtttccattaggcgtattttaaattcgcaatttaaatttgcgcatcttgaagggtaatggaaatgcGCCTAttgtgacggcacccattcactgcaaaggatccattggtgagcaagtgatacaATGCTAATTTTCTCCAgtctattttgatttttttaaattttttttggccttttatTAGATAGGAAGGtagagagcagacaggaaagtactgggtGGAGAGAGGGGGGGTGGGATCAACAAGAACCTCGAAACGGGATTCAAACTCAGGTCGCTGCCAGTACAGTTGTGCTATAGGTCAGTggactaaccacaaggctatcggcgcctACCCCCAATCTGTTCTGATGactaaacaaactcatctacatcttagatgaccTTGAGGGTGGGTCAATTTTTAgctaattttcaattttgggtgaactaatccttaaagTCGGATCTTGATCCACTTCAGTGATtcaaattttgaaaatgaaaaaaagtttaggttgaaatactaaaattactacaactaaatttgaaacaaaaatgacaaaaaaataaaattatagaatttttcacaaaacactaataaaaatgacagaagcaCATTCAAATTacagattaaaatgaaaatggaaactgtaatagcttacaaataatactaaattaacAATGCATGGAATGTTATGAGGGTAAACAAATGGATGAACTCAGAATTGATAGCATTAGACTGACAGATACTGGAGCCCCGTATTAATGAAAAATTCATACTCTTGTGTTACACTTTCATCACTACAGTGTAATTAAGTTTCTGATGATGATCATATATGAAATTATTCATTGCATCACTACGGTAATAAAACAGTACATTATAGTTCAACAAATTGCATGATCGGTCATAAACCGATGACCTGAGAAAGCACCCTACCTTGCTGGACTCTTTGCTCGGTTCACTGTACAGGCTTCGTATCCGACGGCGCTCCAGCAGCTTGTTGTCTGTGGCCTGAGGTTTGGCCTGCTCTCCTTTAAAGGTGGCACTGTAACTGGTCTCCAGGCTGGTCTTCTCCTCCACTAGGAGTTTGTACTGAGATTTCGCTTTGATGGGTTTCACTGGTTTGACATCTCTATAAGCCTTGAACTCCGTTCTGGAGGAACAAAGAGATTAAACTTAATCATACATACACCTAAGTGTAGGGAAATCAAAAATGATTTATGCTTCACTGAAGACCAAAACCAGTAACCTGACAAACGATAACAGATCAGCAACCATGTGGCAATATGTACTTTATTTAGATGGCATCTAAAGTTGTGGCTCTGACCTATTTTAAGAGAGTAAAGTCAAtattcagcataattactcagCCAAAACAGACGCCTTGTAAAGAAATCAGGACAAACTAATTGGGACATTGAGGTGCATCTGTTGTATTACAACTTTACGCAGAGTGAGTGTGCACAAAATGATCTGAAAGCCCAAGAATGACTCAACATTTTTTGGAGTAAAAAAGCCTTAGACACCCATAGAGAGGAAATTGCACTGGTGGCTTGACACATGACTAGATCTAAATCTTTCCTTATATCTGTGTTTAGACAAGGTTCATTAATCTTGTTTCAGAGATTACATTAGCTGCTGTGATCTAATATACTGAATCTATATAGTCTTGATTGTATGTCAACATAGAAAAGTCCCCAGTAATCAGATGAGGGTTTTTCTAGGACCAGTAAAATTGATCAATTTTATCATTTCGTGCTAATCAGGAAATATTTACCAGCTAACATATATGGATTTTATGAGTAATATAgtatacttaattattaatatatttatgttaaaatttaaGGTGTACTTTgagtaaatatattaggtgaaagaggttcagatgacaaaaacgtttgtgaatttgtgcattttaatgtgtttgaaagacaaaagccttctAAAGACATCATCAGTAGTTGATACAATAttgaaacacttcttaaacctaaaatgatttttgtaaatcagtgGTCAAATGCCATGTCGCCATCTGATTAATGACTGATCTTTGTGTGACTGCCCACACAGCTTTTCTGAATGTATATAAGCAGTAGGCGTAGAAgaaaatttaaaagtttaaaaagaggaattagtgagaatgaataaattatgaatacattttgcTATTGTATATacaatatgtaatcatgtaatccataaaaaagcaactgtagtctgattacgagtattttaaaatgcaatttaaattacaagtacttaatttctggaatctgattatgtaatcaaGATTGCATGTAATTTGTTGGTAGATGTTGGAAATTACAAATTTCTGTTAACCAGTGAATGCTAACAAATGCatatcaacttgacatagtcaccactagtaaggtACTACTaaacatattgtaaaaactttaatttgctgtaaagttgctttgcaacaatatgtatcgtgaaaggctctatacaaataaatttgaattgaatatgGCTTCTGTAGGTTCTCTATAGGTTCTTttttgcaacaacaacaacaacctttTCAGAATGTTGCATGGAGTTTTTGTgagaaaacatatatatttatttttataaccatAAACCAACCTTACCAGGATGTTCttggaaccaaaaattgttagctgcATGGGAAGCAGCCAGTCCCACCAATCTCAAAACAGCTGGAAATTGTccaattaatattattttaatatctattaatatttttctgaaattttatCTCACTAGCAGAGCTAGTTAGAGCGGGATTTCTTGACAATGACAGTTATTAACTACATAAAAATGAAGCAGATTTGTCATATATTTACCTATATGAACTTCCAGATGTGACTTCCTCCTTAATCTGCCTGTTGAGAGCATCTGCAGCCGACCTCCTCTTTCCCTCCACCGCAACACCTTGCTCCATTTTGATCCCCTCTGACACATTCTCTTTCTTGTCTACTTTCTTTCTCCTTTCTTTACTCTCTTTTTCGTGCTGTTTCTCTTCAATCTCACATTTTTCCACGCCGGTTTCAACCTCAGAAGTGGCCTGCTCCTGCTTGGAGAACTTGCTCTCAGCCTTACAGGGTGCAGCAGGAGTGGGTTTGGGAATCCATGGATGATCCCCTTTTTTCGGAATGGGCCACGGTTTGTAATCTTTCTGATACTGGGTCACGTTGTTGAAAGGGGCCTTCGACGGCTGGTACTCGTTTCTAGGTTTGCAGCTTCGCTCCGGACGCACGCTCCAGGCTTTAAAATCCTCCCGCATCACAGACGCGCCTGACCCATCTTGAGATGATGATGCTGCGGCATCAGCAGCGGCGTGAGTCGCTCTGGTCGACGCCTCTTGGTGAGCGCTATGGGCAGGCTGGGATTCTGTGATGACCGGCTTTTGTGAAATTAAGGGTTTGGGCTGAGGGTGCAGATGTTGCACCTCGGCCACATCTGAATACTTCGTGAAAACCAAAGGCACTGCAATGTCACCTTTGTCCAACTCACTCCAGAAGCGGTTGATGCAGCAAGCCCTGGTGATACAGGGCCATGCCATGATCGATAACGACGAGGCGAAGGCTTGAATCTAAAGAGAAACGATTCAGAAATGAAGACTAAAACGGATGCAatcaatttttttctattagaGCAGCAATGCTCTTTCCTTTAAATGTCCCTTCGGATGAGAGAAATCCTTCCAGAGTGTTGAAATTTCCCTGTATCGTAGCGGACGCGCTTGCGCACTTCTCTCAGCAGAGTAATTTCGATGTGCTTGTTTTCTCTCAGTTACAAACGCAAACTGAAGATTTCTTTATAGAAAAGACACCGTCCCGGCGACTTCATTGACAGCTGTTTGACAGGACACCGCCCCGGTTCCCGTGTTTCCTCGGAAAAGCGCTGGTGGTCTGCGGAGTGAACTATCACCTGCAGCCGTCAGCGTCTGGGCAGCATCGGGTGGAGACGCCGATCGTTTAACCATTTCAAGACTGTCACACATCCACATCCACCCACAAACCGCTACGTGATTCTGGAACTTGTTGATCTGAAGACCGGTTTGTTACATTGGCAACATCTATGACTAAGGGTCTAAGAGACATTGGTGTTTTTTTACAGAGTTAGCAACTATAAAAACATGCAGATATAACCTCCATAGCTGatacatacaatatataaagATAATATTCATATCGTATTATTAAGATTAAGACTGTCTTATAAAATCATATGCAAAGTTTGAATAAGTAACTAAATGattcatgttacaaaaaatgtgtaagtaaaagtattattaGCCTATGTATGTTAAATGACCCgcacacaaaaaacacacttatataaaaatatgtgaaattATTATTGTAGGCTATTTGCAACTGTTTCATTGGTCTATTCAAAGAATTGTGCAAGTGCTGGAATTGTAAGGCAAACTTTCAAGGAATgtctttcaaatacatttttttcccagtttAATTTGAATGTATTTGAAAGATATTCCTTGAAAGTTTGCCTTACAATTCCAGCACTTGCACATTTGTGAATGCATGCATGCTTTTGAAATTTAGGGTGGATATTGGGACCCACCCTGCATGAATGAATTGCTATATCcactttcttttgttcttttcattCTTACATGTGTATAACATACCATCTAGTGGTGCCTGCAGTGATAGCAGTGGTACATGTGCATGTGTGCTGTGTGTTATATTGTGTAACCCATGGGGTGGGGCACATTTAGCTCAGTGCAGATATCCGGTGATGCTGCCAGTCCTCTGCATCTAACTGACGTTGCATCCACAATGCGTGGCCAACATGAAAAGTAATGCCTTATCCCAATTAAAACATCATGTCAGAATTTCCAGAAGCAGACTTGAAAGTGGCAAAAGTGATAAGTAATGAAAACCTGATATCATAAACCTTAGTGCAAGCTAATGGAGATTTTGGATGAGGGGATATATCATAAACACTCAGTCTGTTTGGCCTGCTGTTCAGTATCCTCAAATTTCCACTCTTTTGTCTTTTCCCTCTAATCAGTAGTGGGATGAAAAGTATGGCAACAGtgtactttttgttgtttttctgtgcTATAAATTCACACGTAAGTGGATACAAACCCTTTTAAATCTGAGTTGTTACATCTGCAGCATCTCCTtggtaatttaatgttttgtacaATCTCATTAATAAATCTTTTTACTCTAATTGAACCCACCCATCTACACCAAAGTGTTTAAAAAGGCAtgattttatatgaaaatacaaacttgcaaatgCTGCTCTCTTGAGGAGCAAAGTGGAACTGACTCTAAATACAAAGAGCAACAGATGTTATTCATGCACTTTTTAACATCTCTTTTCAATTTCATTGAAGTATTTGGTAGTTGCATTGCAAACAGGTTTTACTGCATTTACGAAATATTTactaaacattattaaagacagTGGTCTTGCTAAAGCCTTGgtgctcacaaaaaaaaaaaaactatatttatttgTCACCACATTGTGTAAACAAAGATACAATAGAAGACAATGCTGTCTGCATGAAGCAGTGCTGTGCATCTTTTGCATTTTCATGCAAAACAGCCTTTAGTTGGATTTACGGGAGTAAGACTAAAATGACTGGTTAAACAGGTTGTTGCTATTACTACCAATATGGATATGTGAACTTCcaatcagttttagttttttatagtaataaatatgctaatacaaAACTAAAGAGTAAATGGCAGCACTTAAGGTTTTGTTTGACACTAGATaaatacattagttaacatgaactaaccatgaaaaatacttctaaatCATTCAGTAATCATAATGCTAATTTCAATgtttactaaaacattaaaattaaaacatgtatCTGTACATATTATGAacctattaatatttaattgacttaAGCTAACAAGAACTAGTGATGAagagttgtatttttttttaaataacgctAACAATGATTAATAAACACTGTAGCAaatgttttgcttatttttaatgcattaattaatgtaaaCTAATGGGACCTATTTACAGCTAACAAATAATATAGCTATAATATAGCTATTTAGCAAGCATGTAGCCACCTAAATCAAAGATTTAAAAAGCATCTGCTTTGTGCAAACGTCTGACAGACGtttgtaagatgtcagttttacatacattctaaatcataaacatctttaagacatctaatagacgtctatttgacttctgataggaaacgtccaatagacgtactgcagatgagcaaactacgtcttgcagatgtaaatgtagacgtcaaatagacgtctacgAGATGTACGTGCTATCCAATCTTCCTAA
Proteins encoded in this region:
- the map6b gene encoding microtubule-associated protein 6, yielding MAWPCITRACCINRFWSELDKGDIAVPLVFTKYSDVAEVQHLHPQPKPLISQKPVITESQPAHSAHQEASTRATHAAADAAASSSQDGSGASVMREDFKAWSVRPERSCKPRNEYQPSKAPFNNVTQYQKDYKPWPIPKKGDHPWIPKPTPAAPCKAESKFSKQEQATSEVETGVEKCEIEEKQHEKESKERRKKVDKKENVSEGIKMEQGVAVEGKRRSAADALNRQIKEEVTSGSSYRTEFKAYRDVKPVKPIKAKSQYKLLVEEKTSLETSYSATFKGEQAKPQATDNKLLERRRIRSLYSEPSKESSKVERHNISLSKPKKTTSHSKTVKKAKEKPIAGSQAAKKKTSVSNQEPKPEGGVTKKSKEMINRLAEAKD